The proteins below are encoded in one region of Enhydrobacter sp.:
- a CDS encoding GTP-binding protein: MTIPIPFTVIGGFLGAGKTTLLNHLLAGTTNRRLAVLVNDFGALDIDGRLVAAHGGDMIALANGCLCCTIGDSLVTTLLALLERPERPDHIVVEASGVADPGRIADLAVLEPRLGRDGVIVVVDGGDVRQRAGDRRVGDTVLRQLKAADLLILNKVDLVDDPSALRSWLAGRSTAPVVEARHGDVPVALLFGLDRHGVSQPGGAPENFRSWSYSWPEPVDRVALLAMLSEAPAHILRAKGIVRFADAVDRRSIVHMIGRRIDVTEDGPWRNDAESQLVLLGTRPMLQSLDKE; encoded by the coding sequence ATGACGATACCCATTCCCTTCACGGTCATCGGTGGCTTCCTGGGAGCCGGCAAGACGACGCTGCTCAATCACCTGCTGGCGGGTACGACGAACCGACGGCTCGCTGTGCTCGTCAACGACTTCGGCGCCCTCGATATCGACGGCCGGCTGGTGGCTGCGCACGGCGGCGACATGATCGCGCTCGCCAATGGCTGCCTGTGCTGCACGATCGGCGATTCGCTGGTGACAACCTTGCTGGCTCTGCTCGAGCGGCCGGAGCGGCCGGACCATATCGTCGTCGAAGCGTCCGGTGTCGCCGATCCCGGTCGCATCGCCGATCTTGCCGTGCTCGAGCCGCGGCTCGGCCGCGACGGCGTGATCGTCGTCGTCGATGGCGGCGATGTGCGCCAGCGGGCCGGTGACCGGCGTGTGGGCGACACCGTGTTGCGCCAGCTCAAGGCCGCCGACCTCCTGATTCTGAACAAGGTCGATCTGGTGGACGATCCGTCCGCTCTGCGATCGTGGCTCGCCGGTCGATCGACGGCACCCGTCGTGGAAGCGCGGCACGGCGACGTGCCGGTGGCTCTTCTGTTCGGGCTCGATCGACATGGAGTTTCGCAGCCCGGAGGTGCTCCGGAGAATTTTCGGAGCTGGTCTTACAGTTGGCCAGAGCCGGTGGACCGCGTGGCCTTGCTGGCGATGCTAAGCGAGGCGCCGGCCCACATCCTGCGCGCCAAGGGCATCGTGCGCTTTGCCGACGCCGTCGACCGGCGGTCGATCGTGCACATGATAGGCCGGCGCATCGACGTCACTGAAGACGGTCCATGGCGCAATGACGCGGAATCGCAGCTCGTGCTCCTCGGGACGAGGCCCATGCTACAGTCCCTCGACAAGGAGTGA
- a CDS encoding dienelactone hydrolase family protein, with protein MGSMIDFKRPDGSTCKGYLAEAGKGKPGVVVIQEWWGLNDQIKRVADRFAAAGYNALAPDLYKGRVTQNPDEANHMMTGLDFVGASDQDIAGAVKHLADMSRKVGVTGFCLGGALTIAACARVPGIACGVPYYGVPPTQLADPVKIKIPIQGHFANKDDWCTPQVVNEFEQAMAKAGNKPEVYRYDAAHAFAKDDGAAYDAGAAKQAWDRTLTFLGKHL; from the coding sequence ATGGGCAGCATGATCGATTTCAAACGTCCGGACGGCTCGACCTGCAAGGGCTATCTCGCGGAGGCGGGGAAGGGCAAGCCGGGCGTTGTCGTGATCCAGGAATGGTGGGGCCTCAACGATCAGATCAAGCGCGTCGCCGATCGCTTTGCCGCGGCTGGCTACAATGCGCTGGCGCCCGATCTCTACAAGGGCCGCGTCACGCAGAATCCCGACGAGGCCAATCACATGATGACCGGCCTCGACTTCGTCGGCGCGTCCGATCAGGACATTGCCGGCGCGGTGAAGCACCTGGCGGACATGAGCCGAAAAGTGGGCGTGACGGGCTTTTGCCTCGGCGGCGCGCTGACCATTGCCGCCTGCGCGCGCGTGCCCGGCATCGCCTGCGGCGTGCCTTACTACGGCGTTCCGCCGACGCAGCTGGCCGATCCGGTGAAGATCAAGATACCCATCCAGGGCCATTTCGCCAACAAGGACGACTGGTGCACGCCGCAGGTCGTGAACGAGTTCGAGCAGGCGATGGCCAAGGCCGGCAACAAGCCCGAGGTCTATCGCTATGATGCCGCTCATGCCTTCGCGAAGGATGACGGCGCGGCCTACGATGCGGGGGCGGCCAAGCAGGCCTGGGATCGGACGCTGACCTTCCTGGGCAAGCACCTCTGA
- a CDS encoding FAD-binding oxidoreductase → MQEFDFAIVGAGIAGVSVAYHLAPQKRVVILEREHVPAYHTTGRSAALHSETYGSPEIRAITVVAGRFYRKPPPGFADHRLLAPRGALTAGRAEQEAALRAAAADYAKLVPSVRWLEPAEAQRRMPLFKPDAIRGGAVFEPEADDMDVASIHGGFLRGARAAGALLRLEAEVVRLERKDGRWLIGLRDGDAIAAANVINASGAWADVLAGLAGARPVGLVPKRRTAFTFDSPPGLEIEHLPMAIDFDETFYFKPEVGQFLASPADETPSPPCDAQPEEMDIAIAVDRIESATSLEIRRIKNKWAGLRSFVADKNLVVGYDANVAGFFWLAGQGGYGIQTGAAAGRLAASLALGRGLPSDIAELGVTEVALSPARFTPR, encoded by the coding sequence ATGCAGGAATTCGATTTCGCGATTGTCGGCGCCGGCATCGCCGGTGTTTCCGTCGCCTATCATCTCGCCCCGCAGAAGCGCGTGGTCATCCTCGAGCGCGAGCATGTCCCTGCTTACCATACGACCGGCCGCTCGGCCGCACTGCATTCGGAGACCTACGGCTCTCCCGAGATCCGCGCCATCACGGTCGTGGCGGGCCGCTTCTACCGCAAGCCGCCGCCGGGCTTCGCCGATCACCGCCTCCTCGCTCCGCGCGGCGCGTTGACAGCCGGCCGCGCCGAGCAGGAGGCCGCGCTCAGAGCGGCGGCGGCCGACTACGCGAAGCTGGTGCCGAGCGTGCGCTGGCTCGAGCCGGCGGAAGCGCAACGCCGCATGCCGCTGTTCAAGCCAGACGCGATTCGAGGCGGTGCCGTCTTCGAGCCGGAAGCGGACGACATGGACGTCGCGTCCATCCACGGCGGCTTCCTGCGCGGCGCGCGTGCGGCCGGCGCCTTGTTGCGGCTCGAAGCCGAGGTCGTGCGCCTCGAACGCAAGGATGGTCGCTGGCTGATCGGCTTGCGCGACGGCGACGCGATCGCAGCCGCCAATGTCATCAATGCCTCGGGTGCATGGGCCGACGTGCTGGCAGGTCTGGCGGGCGCCCGGCCGGTGGGCCTCGTCCCGAAGCGGCGTACCGCCTTCACCTTCGATTCACCGCCGGGACTCGAGATCGAACACCTGCCGATGGCGATCGACTTCGACGAGACCTTCTATTTCAAGCCGGAGGTCGGCCAGTTCCTAGCCTCGCCGGCCGACGAGACGCCCTCGCCACCCTGCGATGCGCAACCCGAGGAGATGGACATCGCCATCGCTGTCGACCGCATCGAAAGCGCGACCAGCCTGGAGATCCGTCGCATCAAGAACAAATGGGCAGGCTTGCGCAGCTTCGTCGCCGACAAGAATCTCGTCGTGGGCTACGATGCCAATGTCGCTGGCTTTTTCTGGCTCGCGGGCCAGGGCGGGTACGGTATCCAGACTGGCGCGGCGGCCGGCCGCCTTGCCGCCAGCCTGGCGCTCGGTCGGGGCTTGCCTTCCGATATCGCCGAGCTTGGCGTGACCGAGGTTGCCCTCTCCCCGGCCCGCTTCACGCCCCGGTGA
- a CDS encoding MFS transporter — protein MLARPAIGLAIVGLGAALAPLDIAVNVALPAITAHFGLVLADVQWLVICYVLVYGSLMLVCGKLGDLVGHRLVFRVGLIVSAVGCAACAAAPNWPLFLWARAGQGIGTALALACGPALSTSLYPEGQRTRALAGFTAGQALASTVGPLLGGVLIELWGWSAVYWFRVPIALVALALSGLLPAPKPDDRPFDALGAVLLACCTSALLLALVLSQRAVPGWQPLALTAVALVGVAVLIRHENRFDEPILRPALFADSAFVIPNLISALANLASFAILLLTPYYLVNVLGLSAVASGLMIALAFVGGTAGAPLAARLVPRIGQRPTAFVGVVIVGASLIAVGWTTPAMPLLLLAGLLLVEGSAYGLLVVAYTDIVTGTLARRDRGVAGALTLLTRTLGVVSGASVLSALQAHGAAGASGVDGFLAGYRFAFTVAGGGLLVALLVSCLWPRAWFRR, from the coding sequence GTGCTTGCCAGACCGGCGATCGGCCTCGCGATCGTCGGTCTCGGCGCCGCCCTGGCGCCGCTCGATATCGCCGTCAACGTGGCATTGCCGGCGATCACGGCTCACTTCGGTCTGGTCCTGGCCGACGTGCAGTGGCTCGTGATCTGCTACGTGCTGGTCTACGGCTCGCTGATGCTCGTCTGCGGCAAGCTGGGCGATCTCGTGGGCCATCGGCTCGTCTTTCGCGTCGGCCTGATCGTCTCGGCGGTCGGCTGCGCCGCCTGTGCCGCGGCGCCGAACTGGCCCCTGTTCCTGTGGGCGCGCGCCGGCCAGGGGATCGGCACGGCCCTCGCCCTGGCCTGCGGACCGGCGCTGTCGACGTCACTCTACCCCGAAGGTCAACGTACCAGGGCATTGGCGGGCTTCACTGCCGGCCAGGCGCTTGCCTCGACGGTCGGGCCGCTGCTGGGGGGTGTGCTGATCGAGCTCTGGGGCTGGTCTGCCGTCTACTGGTTCCGTGTCCCGATCGCGCTCGTGGCGCTCGCCCTGTCGGGCCTGCTGCCGGCGCCGAAGCCGGACGACCGGCCGTTCGATGCGCTGGGTGCAGTGTTGCTCGCCTGCTGCACGAGCGCTCTCCTGCTCGCGCTCGTTCTTTCCCAGCGCGCCGTGCCGGGTTGGCAGCCTCTGGCCTTGACGGCCGTGGCGCTGGTGGGCGTCGCTGTCCTCATCCGGCACGAGAACCGGTTCGACGAGCCGATCCTGCGCCCGGCACTGTTCGCCGATTCGGCCTTTGTCATTCCCAACCTGATCAGCGCCCTCGCCAATCTTGCGAGCTTCGCAATCCTGTTGCTGACGCCCTACTATCTCGTGAATGTGCTCGGCCTTTCTGCCGTTGCCTCCGGCCTCATGATCGCCCTCGCCTTCGTGGGCGGCACGGCGGGCGCACCGCTGGCCGCGCGGCTGGTGCCACGGATCGGCCAGCGCCCGACCGCCTTCGTGGGCGTCGTGATCGTGGGGGCCAGCCTGATCGCCGTGGGCTGGACGACACCTGCCATGCCCTTGTTGCTGCTGGCCGGCCTGCTGCTGGTCGAGGGCAGCGCCTACGGTCTCCTGGTGGTGGCCTACACCGACATCGTGACCGGCACACTGGCGCGGCGTGACCGCGGTGTGGCGGGCGCCCTGACGCTGCTCACGCGCACGCTGGGCGTCGTGAGCGGTGCCTCCGTGCTCAGTGCGCTCCAGGCGCATGGCGCGGCGGGCGCAAGCGGCGTCGACGGCTTCCTCGCGGGCTACCGCTTCGCATTCACCGTGGCGGGCGGCGGATTGCTGGTCGCCCTCCTCGTATCTTGCCTCTGGCCGCGCGCCTGGTTTCGCCGCTGA
- a CDS encoding AMP-binding protein: MNIAHLLLGSSQEFCDHVALARGEAPHLGFRELWRKVSVMSTHLRVHFGLQPGDRVAFALSNCVESIEVMYAIWHAGLCAVPMNAKLHAREFAFILANSGARLCFVTPDLATTIAEAAREAPDLKEIVDVSTRPYGFMAVGDPSPMADRESEDAAWLFYTSGTTGRPKGATLTHRNLLVMTLNYYADLDRPVAGGSMVHAAPISHGSGLWNFPMLARGVAQVFPESGKYDVPETVALMNRWPDCSIFLAPTMVKRLVEHPDVGDLRPGALRLVTYGGAPMYVSDLKRALDTLGSVLCQLYGQGESPMTITHLSREMHALRDHPRWEARLASAGIADSCVEVRVVDEQGQRLPAGEVGEIIAKGDTVMSGYWNDPGATARSLRDGWLWTGDVGSLDEDGFLTLKDRSKDMIISGGSNIYPREIEDVLNLHPAVAECSVVGRPHPEWGEEVVAFVVTRPGAVLTSAELDRLCLDNIARFKRPKDYRFIDALPKNNYGKILKTELRALL, from the coding sequence ATGAACATCGCCCATCTGCTGCTCGGTTCGTCGCAGGAGTTTTGTGATCACGTCGCGTTGGCGCGTGGCGAGGCTCCACATCTCGGCTTTCGCGAGCTGTGGCGCAAGGTTTCGGTGATGAGCACGCATCTGCGCGTGCATTTCGGCCTCCAGCCCGGCGATCGCGTGGCCTTCGCGCTCTCGAATTGCGTCGAGTCGATCGAGGTCATGTACGCAATCTGGCATGCCGGCCTGTGCGCGGTTCCGATGAACGCCAAGCTGCATGCCCGGGAGTTCGCCTTCATTCTCGCGAACTCCGGCGCCAGGCTCTGCTTCGTGACGCCCGATCTCGCCACGACCATCGCGGAGGCAGCCAGGGAGGCGCCTGACCTGAAGGAGATCGTCGACGTCAGCACCCGACCCTATGGCTTCATGGCGGTGGGCGATCCGAGCCCGATGGCCGATCGCGAATCGGAAGACGCCGCGTGGCTGTTCTACACCTCGGGAACCACCGGACGGCCGAAGGGCGCGACGCTTACGCACCGCAATCTCCTGGTGATGACGCTCAACTACTACGCCGATCTCGACCGGCCGGTGGCCGGCGGCTCGATGGTGCATGCGGCGCCGATCAGCCACGGCTCGGGCCTGTGGAACTTTCCGATGCTGGCGCGCGGCGTGGCTCAGGTCTTTCCCGAGAGCGGCAAGTACGACGTGCCCGAGACGGTCGCGCTCATGAACCGCTGGCCCGACTGCAGCATCTTCCTCGCGCCGACCATGGTGAAGCGGCTGGTCGAGCATCCGGACGTCGGCGATCTCAGGCCAGGCGCGTTGCGGCTCGTCACCTATGGCGGCGCGCCGATGTACGTGAGCGACCTCAAGCGTGCCTTGGACACGCTGGGCAGTGTCCTTTGCCAGCTCTACGGGCAGGGCGAGAGCCCGATGACCATCACGCATCTCTCGCGCGAGATGCATGCGCTGCGCGATCATCCGCGGTGGGAGGCACGGCTTGCCTCGGCCGGCATTGCCGACAGTTGCGTCGAGGTGCGTGTCGTCGACGAACAGGGACAGCGTCTGCCGGCAGGCGAGGTGGGCGAAATCATCGCGAAGGGCGACACGGTGATGTCGGGCTACTGGAACGATCCGGGGGCGACGGCAAGGTCGCTGCGCGACGGCTGGCTGTGGACCGGCGATGTCGGCAGCCTCGACGAGGACGGCTTTCTGACGTTGAAGGACCGCTCCAAGGACATGATCATCTCGGGCGGCAGCAACATCTATCCGCGCGAGATCGAGGACGTGCTGAACCTCCATCCCGCGGTCGCCGAATGCTCTGTTGTCGGACGGCCGCATCCGGAATGGGGCGAGGAGGTCGTGGCCTTTGTCGTCACGCGGCCCGGCGCCGTGCTTACGTCGGCGGAACTCGATCGACTCTGCCTCGACAACATCGCGCGCTTCAAGCGGCCGAAGGACTATCGCTTCATCGATGCCCTGCCGAAGAACAACTACGGCAAGATTCTGAAGACGGAGCTTCGGGCCCTGCTGTAG
- a CDS encoding tripartite tricarboxylate transporter substrate binding protein has translation MLRRTFFSALGLAAAAPSFADAWPSRQIKVIVPYPPGGPTDISSRIVLEKAGQLLGQPMLFDNKGGASGMLGAEVAKNQPPDGYNFLATTVAMLAITRHLQPIPIDPDKDFVTVARMSTSWMALAIHPSVPANTLAEFVAYAKANPGKVNFGSAGLGTITQLFGEMLNIEAGIKMVHVPYKGSAQATQDLLGGQIQAQFDQTVLPHILAGRLKGLAIVGDKRWPQKPDIPTLREQGYGKEGGESWYGLLAPAGTPQPIVDRMAKAIEQALQSPDVIEKLDKGGAKPTYLGPAAMRAEVDKESRMFADIIKRGHVTLD, from the coding sequence ATGCTCAGGCGCACGTTCTTCTCGGCTCTTGGCCTCGCCGCCGCCGCACCTTCATTTGCCGACGCCTGGCCGAGTCGCCAGATCAAGGTGATCGTGCCTTATCCGCCAGGCGGCCCAACCGACATCTCCTCGCGCATCGTGCTGGAGAAGGCCGGGCAGCTCCTCGGCCAGCCCATGCTCTTCGACAACAAGGGCGGCGCCTCGGGCATGCTGGGCGCGGAAGTCGCCAAGAACCAGCCGCCGGACGGATACAACTTTCTCGCCACGACCGTCGCGATGCTCGCCATTACGCGCCATCTCCAGCCCATTCCCATCGATCCAGACAAGGATTTCGTCACCGTGGCCCGGATGTCGACGTCGTGGATGGCGCTCGCGATCCATCCCTCGGTTCCCGCGAACACGCTTGCCGAGTTCGTCGCTTACGCGAAAGCCAATCCGGGCAAGGTGAATTTCGGCTCGGCAGGGCTCGGCACAATCACCCAGCTCTTCGGCGAGATGCTGAACATCGAGGCCGGCATCAAGATGGTCCACGTTCCCTACAAGGGCAGCGCGCAGGCGACGCAGGATCTCCTCGGCGGCCAGATTCAGGCCCAGTTCGACCAGACCGTGCTGCCGCACATCCTGGCTGGGCGGCTCAAGGGCCTCGCCATCGTGGGCGACAAGCGCTGGCCACAGAAGCCCGATATTCCGACCCTGCGCGAGCAAGGCTATGGCAAGGAAGGCGGCGAGAGCTGGTACGGGCTGCTGGCGCCTGCCGGCACGCCGCAGCCGATCGTCGACCGGATGGCGAAAGCGATCGAGCAAGCGCTGCAGTCGCCCGACGTGATCGAGAAGCTCGACAAAGGCGGCGCCAAACCCACCTATCTCGGGCCCGCCGCCATGCGCGCCGAGGTCGACAAGGAAAGCCGGATGTTCGCCGACATCATCAAGCGCGGGCACGTGACGCTGGACTAA
- a CDS encoding amidohydrolase yields MSTVVYSARRILTMNSSQPFASHVAVRDGRILGAGSIESLKGWGKLDLDERFADKVILPGFVEGHSHAFEGGVWKFPYVGYFDRTSPNGVRARGLKSIDEVVAALQAHEKKMPRDGATLLAWGFDPIYFGGRRMDLADLDKVSTERPVVVLHSNFHVLNANTPVFAKAGITRHTNVHGVVKDGRGEPTGELQETTAKFMAYKAAGVELADLLSDDAATWGFAKVAQLAGVTTATDLHNTLPDSTVAAYLSASASADFPLRLLPAFAAFSMPPDEGIARLKDLAKKNNDRLRFQLVKIITDGSIQGLSARMRWPGYYDGTPNGVWNVGPDEIDRLLLAYHRAGLQVHIHTNGDEASEVAIEAMERTLAAAPRWDHRHTLQHAQMADAGQFRRMKALGMCANLFANHIFYWGDVHYAKTLGPERAERMNACGTALRLGVPFAIHCDAPVTPVGPLFTAWCAVNRLTASGRVLGEAEKIPVADALHAITLGAAYTLKLDEELGSIDVGKRADFAILDDDPLAVEPARLKDIGIWGTVLGGRVFEAPRG; encoded by the coding sequence ATGAGCACGGTCGTCTATTCCGCCCGTCGCATCCTCACCATGAATTCCAGCCAGCCCTTTGCCTCTCACGTGGCGGTGCGCGACGGGCGCATTCTCGGCGCCGGGTCGATCGAGTCGTTGAAAGGCTGGGGCAAGCTCGATCTCGATGAGCGCTTTGCCGACAAGGTGATCCTTCCCGGCTTCGTCGAAGGACACAGCCACGCCTTCGAGGGCGGGGTCTGGAAGTTTCCCTATGTCGGCTACTTCGATCGCACGAGCCCCAATGGCGTTCGGGCGCGGGGTCTCAAGAGCATCGACGAGGTGGTCGCGGCCTTGCAGGCGCATGAGAAGAAGATGCCTCGCGATGGAGCAACGCTGCTGGCCTGGGGCTTCGATCCGATCTATTTCGGTGGACGGCGCATGGACCTCGCCGACCTCGACAAGGTCTCGACGGAGCGGCCGGTTGTCGTGCTCCATTCCAATTTCCATGTCCTGAACGCCAACACGCCGGTTTTCGCCAAGGCTGGCATCACGCGCCACACCAACGTGCATGGCGTCGTGAAGGACGGGCGCGGCGAGCCGACCGGCGAGCTGCAGGAGACCACTGCCAAGTTCATGGCCTACAAGGCGGCAGGGGTGGAGCTTGCGGACCTCCTGTCCGACGATGCGGCGACCTGGGGCTTTGCCAAGGTAGCGCAGCTCGCGGGCGTCACCACGGCCACCGATCTGCACAACACCCTGCCGGACAGCACGGTGGCTGCCTATCTGTCGGCAAGCGCCTCGGCGGACTTTCCGCTGCGCCTGCTGCCCGCGTTCGCGGCTTTCTCGATGCCGCCCGACGAGGGCATCGCGCGGCTGAAGGATCTCGCGAAGAAGAACAACGACCGCCTGCGCTTTCAGCTTGTGAAGATCATCACCGACGGCTCGATCCAGGGCCTGTCGGCCCGGATGCGCTGGCCAGGCTACTACGACGGCACGCCCAATGGCGTCTGGAACGTCGGACCCGACGAGATCGACCGGTTGCTGCTCGCCTACCACCGCGCGGGACTCCAGGTGCACATCCACACCAATGGCGACGAGGCCTCCGAGGTGGCGATTGAGGCGATGGAGCGCACGCTGGCTGCAGCACCGCGGTGGGATCACCGCCACACGCTGCAGCATGCGCAGATGGCGGATGCGGGACAGTTCCGCCGCATGAAGGCGCTCGGCATGTGCGCCAACCTGTTCGCCAACCACATCTTCTACTGGGGCGACGTTCACTACGCCAAGACCCTAGGGCCCGAACGGGCCGAGCGCATGAATGCCTGCGGCACGGCGCTGCGTCTGGGCGTTCCGTTCGCCATCCATTGCGACGCACCGGTCACTCCGGTCGGGCCGCTGTTCACGGCGTGGTGTGCCGTCAATCGCCTCACCGCCTCGGGCCGCGTCCTTGGCGAGGCGGAGAAGATCCCGGTCGCCGATGCCTTGCACGCGATCACGCTTGGCGCGGCCTATACGCTGAAGCTCGACGAGGAGCTGGGCAGCATCGATGTCGGCAAGCGCGCCGATTTCGCGATCCTCGACGACGACCCGCTTGCTGTCGAGCCGGCGAGACTGAAGGACATCGGCATCTGGGGAACGGTGCTGGGCGGCCGTGTCTTCGAGGCGCCACGGGGATGA
- a CDS encoding DUF692 domain-containing protein: MSASPIDFGLGLRPEHYEEIVANPGRVSWFEVLSENYMVAGGQPLQWLDRLRADYPMAMHGVSLSIGSIDPLDRRYLDDLKALMHRIEPMWVSDHLCFTGLRGINMHDLLPLPYTEEALDHVAERVRRVQDHLGRRLVLENVSSYITYAASELTEWDFIAALAERADCEILLDVNNVYVSAFNHEFDAYAFLRAMPARRVRQFHLAGHLHKGTHIIDTHDHAIIPDVWELYAEAIRLFPGVPTMIERDANIPPYVELLGELDVARKIAARVAGERTPQAAAG; the protein is encoded by the coding sequence ATGAGCGCCTCGCCCATCGATTTTGGCCTCGGGCTCCGTCCCGAGCATTATGAGGAGATCGTGGCGAACCCGGGCCGGGTGAGCTGGTTCGAGGTGCTGTCCGAGAACTACATGGTCGCCGGAGGCCAGCCACTGCAATGGCTGGACAGGCTCCGCGCCGACTACCCCATGGCGATGCACGGCGTGTCGCTGTCGATCGGCTCGATCGATCCGCTCGACCGGCGCTATCTCGACGACCTGAAAGCGCTGATGCACCGCATCGAGCCGATGTGGGTTTCCGATCATCTCTGCTTCACCGGCCTGCGTGGCATCAACATGCACGACCTGTTGCCGCTTCCTTATACCGAGGAGGCGCTGGACCATGTCGCCGAGCGCGTGAGGCGCGTGCAGGACCATCTCGGGCGGCGGCTCGTGCTCGAGAACGTTTCGAGCTACATCACCTATGCCGCGTCGGAGCTTACGGAGTGGGATTTCATCGCCGCTCTCGCCGAGCGGGCCGATTGCGAGATCCTGCTCGACGTCAACAACGTCTATGTCAGCGCCTTCAACCACGAGTTCGACGCCTACGCTTTCCTGCGGGCAATGCCGGCCCGGCGGGTGCGCCAATTCCACCTCGCCGGCCATCTACACAAGGGCACGCACATCATCGACACACACGACCATGCGATCATACCGGACGTCTGGGAGCTCTATGCCGAGGCAATTCGCTTGTTTCCCGGCGTGCCTACGATGATCGAGCGCGATGCCAACATTCCTCCCTACGTGGAGTTGCTTGGCGAGCTCGATGTCGCGCGGAAGATCGCCGCCCGCGTCGCGGGCGAGCGCACACCCCAGGCCGCCGCCGGATGA
- a CDS encoding DNA-binding domain-containing protein, which translates to MSASGPAVVGAGSLADLQRAFQDYVLSGSSRFIRSVHDTRKADRTLLLDVYRDGYALRLIEVLANDYPGVMAMAGPADFDYMARAYIAAHPSHHPSVRWFGRDLADFLAGHPPFDRSPAVAEMARFEWALGDAFDSPDATPIGAAALMRLPPEAWETLAFSTLPSLRVLSFAFDVPQAWQRREEQESGHLEAVLAEAPRSWVIWRPQFISNFRSLEPDEAAMLAALVQGHPFPGLCESLLPFVGEEQAAARAAGLLRGWVEEGMIGSFRH; encoded by the coding sequence ATGAGCGCGAGCGGTCCGGCGGTGGTCGGCGCGGGCTCCCTCGCTGACTTGCAGCGCGCCTTCCAGGACTACGTGCTATCGGGCAGCAGCCGCTTCATCCGGTCGGTGCACGATACGCGAAAGGCCGATCGGACCCTGTTGCTCGATGTCTACCGCGACGGCTATGCGCTGCGCCTGATCGAGGTGCTCGCGAACGACTATCCCGGCGTGATGGCGATGGCCGGACCGGCCGATTTCGACTACATGGCGCGCGCTTACATTGCCGCACATCCCTCCCATCATCCATCGGTTCGCTGGTTCGGCCGGGATCTAGCCGACTTCCTGGCCGGCCATCCGCCCTTCGACCGCTCCCCTGCCGTGGCGGAGATGGCGCGCTTCGAGTGGGCGCTGGGCGACGCTTTCGACTCGCCCGACGCAACGCCGATCGGCGCCGCGGCCCTGATGAGATTGCCGCCGGAAGCGTGGGAGACGCTTGCCTTCTCGACGCTGCCGTCGCTGCGCGTGCTCTCGTTCGCCTTCGACGTGCCCCAGGCCTGGCAGCGGCGCGAGGAGCAGGAATCCGGCCATTTGGAAGCTGTGCTCGCAGAGGCGCCGAGGTCGTGGGTGATCTGGCGGCCGCAGTTCATCTCGAATTTCCGCTCGCTCGAGCCGGACGAGGCGGCGATGCTTGCCGCCCTCGTGCAGGGACACCCGTTCCCCGGGCTGTGCGAGTCCCTTCTCCCCTTCGTCGGCGAGGAACAGGCGGCGGCCCGCGCTGCAGGCCTGCTGCGCGGATGGGTGGAAGAAGGGATGATCGGGTCGTTCCGCCACTAG
- a CDS encoding SDR family oxidoreductase, translated as MAGRLKDRVAIVVGAGSSGPGWGNGKCTAVTFAREGAKVFCVDRKRAAAEETVGLIAKEGGDAAAFECDASNNGQVKAMVDACTARWGRVDILDNNVGIGSTGGPVQLSEDEWHRVFDVNVTSFFLTAKHVLPIMEKQGKGAIVNVSSIASIRTPKGISYVAYNASKGAVNSLTMAIASEYAGKGIRCNAILPGLMHTPMIDFLAEEYARGEKDHNQAYDKMIAIRDRASPTGKMGTGWDTANAALFLASDEAAYVNGHLLVVDGGITLRA; from the coding sequence ATGGCCGGCAGATTGAAGGACAGGGTGGCGATCGTGGTGGGCGCGGGCTCGAGCGGCCCGGGCTGGGGCAACGGCAAGTGCACCGCGGTCACCTTCGCGCGCGAAGGGGCGAAGGTCTTCTGTGTCGACCGCAAGCGGGCCGCTGCGGAGGAGACCGTCGGGCTGATCGCGAAGGAGGGCGGCGACGCGGCGGCCTTCGAATGCGACGCGTCGAACAATGGCCAGGTGAAGGCGATGGTGGACGCCTGCACGGCCAGGTGGGGCCGGGTCGATATCCTCGACAACAATGTCGGCATCGGCTCGACCGGCGGACCGGTCCAGCTCTCCGAGGACGAGTGGCACAGGGTGTTCGATGTCAACGTGACGAGCTTTTTCCTCACCGCCAAGCACGTGCTACCGATCATGGAGAAGCAGGGGAAGGGAGCGATCGTCAACGTGAGCTCGATCGCCTCGATCCGCACGCCCAAGGGCATCTCGTATGTGGCCTACAATGCCTCCAAGGGCGCCGTGAACTCGCTCACCATGGCCATCGCCTCGGAGTACGCGGGCAAGGGCATCCGCTGCAATGCGATCCTGCCGGGGTTGATGCATACGCCCATGATCGACTTCCTGGCCGAGGAATACGCCAGGGGCGAGAAGGATCACAATCAGGCCTATGACAAGATGATCGCCATCCGCGACCGTGCCTCGCCGACGGGCAAAATGGGCACGGGCTGGGACACCGCGAATGCCGCCCTGTTCCTCGCCTCGGACGAGGCGGCCTACGTGAACGGCCACCTGCTGGTGGTGGATGGCGGTATCACGCTCCGCGCCTAG